One region of Manis pentadactyla isolate mManPen7 chromosome 9, mManPen7.hap1, whole genome shotgun sequence genomic DNA includes:
- the LOC130685002 gene encoding olfactory receptor 1052-like: MKDCYKPECLAGWNHTVVKEFLLVGLTENPNLQIPLFLLFTLIYSITLLGNGGMIILIKLNSQLHTPMYFFLSNLSFCDICYSTVYAPKMLVNFLSEQRVITFVGCILQSFLFAVYVTTECILLSVMAYDRYVAIANPLLYTVIMTQRICIQMMLASYLAGLINSLIHTVGLLKLDFCGPNIVNHFFCDVPPLLRLSCSDAHNNEMLLWIFSTVIATFTFTVVMASYIRIAAAIQRIRTAYGRCKAFSTCASHLTAVTLFYGSVTFSYIQPSSKYSLEQEKVSAVFYTLVIPMLNPLIYSLRNKDVKDAGKRSLGWKTTFI, encoded by the coding sequence ATGAAAGATTGCTATAAGCCTGAATGCCTGGCaggttggaatcatacagttgtGAAGGAATTCCTTCTGGTAGGTTTAACTGAAAATCCTAATTTGCAGATCCCTCTCTTTTTGCTCTTCACCCTTATTTATTCCATCACTCTGCTAGGCAATGGGGGGATGATTATCTTGATCAAGTTAAATTCTCAACTTCATACTCCAATGTACTTCTTCCTTAGCAACCTCTCTTTTTGTGATATCTGCTACTCAACTGTATATGCTCCTAAAATGTTGGTCAACTTTTTATCAGAGCAAAGGGTCATCACATTTGTTGGCTGTATTCTACAGAGTTTCCTTTTTGCAGTGTATGTAACCACGGAGTGCATCCTCCTGTCTGTGATGgcttatgaccgctatgtggcgaTAGCTAATCCCTTGTTGTATACAGTCATAATGACCCAGAGGATTTGTATTCAGATGATGCTGGCATCTTACTTGGCTGGGCTCATTAACTCTTTGATACACACAGTAGGTTTGCTCAAATTAGACTTCTGTGGTCCTAACATCGTGAATCATTTTTTCTGTGATGTTCCCCCTCTTCTGAGGCTGTCTTGCTCTGATGCCCATAACAACGAGATGCTGCTTTGGATATTTTCCACTGTCATTGCAACATTCACTTTCACTGTCGTCATGGCCTCTTACATTCGCATCGCTGCTGCCATCCAGAGAATCCGCACAGCCTATGGGAGGTGCAAAGCTTTCTCCACATGTGCCTCCCACCTGACTGCTGTGACCTTGTTCTACGGGTCTGTGACCTTTAGTTACATCCAGCCAAGTTCTAAGTATTCCCTGGAACAGGAGAAAGTCTCTGCTGTGTTCTATACATTGGTGATCCCCATGCTAAACCCACTGATTTATAGCCTGCGGAATAAGGATGTGAAAGATGCAGGAAAGAGATCACTAGGGTGGAAGACCACCTTTATTTGA
- the LOC118908107 gene encoding olfactory receptor 5F1-like — MTRENYTSLTEFILLGLADTMQLQIVLFLLFLVIYMLTVWGNVGMILLIRTDARLHTPMYFFLANLSFVDVCYSSTITPKMLVGLLSEQKTISFAGCFVQMYFFIALGTTECILFGLMAYDRYVAICNPLLYSLIMSRTVCLQMAAGAFAAGLLNSMVNTSYVSRLPFCGSNVIHHFFCDSPPLFKLSCSDTHLNESIFSAFAGVNMVGALLVILASYSYILSSIFRLRSGEGRRKALSTCASHLTAVILFYATSIYTYLRPSSSYALDQDKVASVFYTVVIPTLNPLIYSLRNKEVKKALWNVITKKRIPSLL, encoded by the coding sequence ATGACCAGAGAAAATTACACTTCGCTGACTGAGTTCATCCTGTTGGGATTAGCAGACACAATGCAGCTGCAGATTGTCCTCTTCCTGCTCTTCTTGGTGATTTACATGCTTACAGTTTGGGGGAATGTGGGGATGATCCTCTTAATCAGGACCGATGCCCGACTTCACActcccatgtatttcttcctggCTAACCTGTCCTTTGTGGATGTTTGCTATTCATCAACCATCACCCCAAAGATGCTGGTAGGTTTATTATCAGAGCAGAAAACCATCTCCTTTGCTGGCTGCTTTGTGCAGATGTACTTCTTTATCGCATTGGGCACTACTGAATGCATCCTCTTTGGGCTAATGGCCTATGACCGTTACGTGGCCATTTGCAACCCACTCCTTTACTCCCTGATCATGTCCAGAACAGTCTGTCTTCAGATGGCAGCAGGGGCTTTCGCAGCAGGACTATTGAACTCCATGGTGAACACGAGCTACGTCAGCAGATTGCCGTTCTGCGGTTCCAATGTCATCCATCACTTCTTCTGTGACAGCCCTCCACTTTTTAAGCTCTCGTGTTCTGACACACACCTGAATGAGAGCATCTTTTCCGCATTTGCTGGTGTGAATATGGTCGGGGCTCTGCTGGTCATCCTCGCCTCCTACTCCTACATTCTCTCCTCCATCTTCCGTCTGCGTTCAGGGGAGGGCAGGCGCAAAGCACTGTCAACCTGTGCCTCCCACCTGACCGCTGTGATTCTGTTCTATGCCACCTCCATCTACACTTACCTGAGACCTAGTTCCAGCTACGCCCTGGATCAGGACAAAGTGGCCTCCGTGTTCTACACGGTGGTGATTCCCACGTTGAATCCTCTCATCTACAGCCTCAGGAATAAGGAGGTAAAGAAGGCTTTATGGAATGTAATTACCAAGAAACGGATCCCTTCACTTTTGTGA